In one window of Prosthecomicrobium sp. N25 DNA:
- a CDS encoding ABC transporter permease, with protein MTEATAAELDLVKAHARAERGRRRGAFLLVAPLLVFLVFTFLVPIGDMLRRSFLDGDVASVWPRTVAVTRAWDGGGEPPALLWPALAADIKASAAADTVAVAARRVNYAVDGGRTLVMKTARQIGRIEAPPNGDWRTVFAQIDPAWIRPETTRALRRASGPVTDFYLLSALDLRKTETGAIVSAPERDRIYRTILQRTFSVAGLVTLLTLLIGYPYAYLMTRAGRRVAALMTVFVLLPFWTSLLVRTAAWIVLLQDQGILNNIMLALGIVDQPLRLIFNRVGVVVAMTHVLLPFMVLPLAAVMRGIRPETVRAARSLGATPATAFRRIYFPQTLPGVAAGALLVFISAIGYYITPALVGGADDQMISWFIAFFVNDTINWGLAAALGVVLLGCTAVLSILYARIAGGRRLA; from the coding sequence ATGACCGAAGCGACAGCCGCCGAACTCGACCTCGTCAAGGCGCATGCCCGTGCCGAACGGGGGCGGCGGCGGGGCGCCTTCCTGCTGGTCGCGCCGCTGCTCGTCTTCCTGGTCTTCACCTTTCTGGTGCCGATCGGGGACATGCTGAGGCGGTCCTTCCTCGACGGCGACGTGGCGTCGGTCTGGCCGCGGACCGTGGCCGTGACCCGCGCTTGGGACGGCGGCGGCGAACCGCCCGCCCTCCTCTGGCCGGCGCTGGCGGCCGACATCAAGGCCTCGGCGGCGGCCGACACGGTGGCGGTCGCGGCCCGGCGGGTGAACTATGCGGTCGACGGCGGACGGACCCTGGTCATGAAGACGGCGCGACAGATCGGCAGGATCGAGGCGCCGCCGAACGGAGACTGGCGGACCGTCTTCGCCCAGATCGATCCGGCCTGGATACGGCCCGAGACGACGAGGGCCTTGCGGCGCGCCTCGGGCCCGGTCACCGACTTCTACCTCCTGTCGGCGCTCGACCTGCGCAAGACCGAAACCGGTGCGATCGTCTCCGCGCCCGAACGGGACCGGATCTACCGCACGATCCTGCAGCGGACCTTCTCGGTCGCAGGGCTCGTCACCCTGCTCACCCTGCTGATCGGCTACCCCTACGCCTACCTGATGACGCGGGCGGGCCGGCGCGTCGCGGCGCTGATGACCGTGTTTGTGCTCTTGCCGTTCTGGACCTCGCTCCTCGTGCGGACCGCGGCCTGGATCGTCCTGCTGCAGGATCAGGGCATCCTGAACAACATCATGCTGGCCCTGGGCATCGTCGACCAGCCGCTGCGCCTGATCTTCAACCGGGTCGGCGTCGTCGTCGCGATGACGCACGTGCTCCTGCCCTTCATGGTGCTGCCGCTCGCGGCGGTGATGCGCGGCATACGTCCCGAGACGGTGCGCGCCGCCCGCTCGCTGGGCGCCACGCCCGCGACTGCCTTCCGCCGCATCTATTTCCCGCAGACGCTTCCCGGGGTCGCCGCCGGCGCTCTCCTCGTGTTCATTTCGGCCATCGGCTACTACATCACGCCCGCGCTGGTCGGCGGCGCCGACGACCAGATGATCTCCTGGTTCATCGCCTTCTTCGTCAACGACACCATCAACTGGGGTCTCGCCGCGGCGCTCGGTGTCGTTCTGCTCGGCTGTACCGCCGTCCTGTCGATCCTCTATGCCAGGATCGCCGGCGGCCGCCGCCTCGCCTGA
- a CDS encoding ABC transporter permease — protein sequence MPQPTMPLTPLERISSLLLAAVAVLTGIFLIAPILAIVPLGFSDGEFLVYPIRAFSLKWMEAFFASEKWSLAVKNSFAIGAASAVIAAVLGTAAAVGLARSDFPGKKVVTALLLSPLVVPVVIYAVGLYFFFAPLGLTQTYTGIVLAHAALGSPFVVVTVGASLAGFDHNLMRAAASLGAPPLLAFRRVMLPLVLPGVVTGTLFAFAASFDEVVTVLFLAAPQQRTIPREMFSGLRESLSPMIAAASIVMMVAALLLLVAVELLKRRTERMQAGRKDAA from the coding sequence ATGCCGCAACCGACCATGCCCCTGACGCCGCTCGAGCGGATCTCCTCCCTGCTGCTGGCCGCCGTCGCGGTGCTGACCGGCATCTTTCTGATCGCGCCCATCCTGGCCATCGTGCCGCTCGGGTTCTCGGACGGCGAGTTCCTGGTCTACCCGATCCGCGCCTTCTCGCTGAAGTGGATGGAGGCCTTCTTCGCATCGGAGAAGTGGTCGCTCGCCGTGAAGAACTCCTTCGCGATCGGCGCCGCCTCGGCCGTGATCGCGGCCGTGCTCGGCACCGCGGCGGCGGTCGGGCTCGCGCGCAGCGACTTCCCCGGCAAGAAGGTCGTCACGGCGCTGCTGCTGTCGCCCCTCGTCGTCCCGGTCGTGATCTACGCGGTCGGGCTCTACTTCTTCTTCGCCCCCCTCGGGCTGACGCAGACCTACACCGGCATCGTGCTGGCCCACGCCGCGCTGGGGAGCCCCTTCGTGGTGGTCACCGTCGGCGCGTCGCTCGCGGGCTTCGATCACAACCTCATGCGCGCCGCCGCATCGCTCGGGGCTCCCCCCTTGCTCGCCTTCCGGCGCGTGATGCTGCCGCTCGTGTTGCCCGGCGTCGTCACCGGGACCCTCTTCGCCTTCGCGGCCTCCTTCGACGAGGTGGTCACCGTCCTGTTCCTCGCCGCGCCCCAGCAGCGGACGATCCCGCGCGAGATGTTCTCCGGCCTGCGCGAAAGCCTCTCCCCGATGATCGCCGCCGCCTCGATCGTCATGATGGTCGCGGCCCTCCTGCTCCTGGTGGCGGTCGAACTCCTGAAGCGCCGGACCGAACGGATGCAGGCGGGCCGAAAGGACGCGGCCTGA
- a CDS encoding RHS repeat-associated core domain-containing protein codes for MRSLTNGTPNGTTHSIYDTRDRPIAETNGAGVTLREYIWLDDLPVAVDGANLATPTLLHVHNDHVGRPFMMTDAAQAVVWRAVYESFGKVHSITGSATLDARFPGQWFQLEAGLHYNWHRHYDPTLGRYAQPDPLGLAALRADGSSLYGYARQSPQIWVDPEGGSVPPGPTPPMEDWLQDRFHGNDYSVWSCTL; via the coding sequence GTGCGCTCGCTCACCAACGGCACGCCGAACGGAACCACGCACTCCATCTACGACACGCGCGACCGCCCGATCGCCGAGACCAACGGGGCCGGCGTCACGCTCCGGGAATATATCTGGCTCGACGACCTGCCCGTCGCGGTCGACGGCGCGAACCTGGCCACGCCGACGCTCCTGCACGTCCACAACGACCACGTCGGCCGCCCCTTCATGATGACCGACGCCGCCCAGGCGGTCGTCTGGCGGGCGGTCTACGAATCCTTCGGCAAGGTCCATTCGATCACCGGCAGCGCCACCCTCGACGCCCGCTTCCCCGGCCAGTGGTTCCAGCTCGAGGCGGGCCTCCATTACAACTGGCACCGCCACTACGACCCGACCCTCGGGCGGTATGCCCAACCCGACCCGCTCGGCCTCGCCGCGCTCCGGGCAGACGGCTCGAGCCTTTACGGCTATGCTCGCCAGAGCCCGCAGATATGGGTCGATCCGGAGGGAGGTTCCGTCCCGCCCGGACCCACGCCGCCAATGGAAGACTGGCTCCAGGACCGGTTTCACGGAAACGACTACTCCGTATGGTCCTGCACTTTGTGA